The genomic region CTATCTCGCTTACATGGACAATCCGCTACGCAGTTCCTTCATCATGGGCGTGGTGCGGCCCGAAGACCGCGGTTCGGCGGCCGGCTTGACCAGTCTGTCGCGCCATGTGCCCGTAGCCGTCAGTCCGACTCTGTCCGCTTACCTAATGCAAAGCTTTTCCTTGAGCGTGCCGATTTTCATCGGCGGCTGCCTGCAGCTATTTCATGACTGCGTTTTTTATTTCATGTTCCGTGACGTCAAGCCGCCCGAGGAACAAGGAGCTGCGCCCCAAGTGGCGCAAGCGTAATCCATGGGAATTGTCCGGAGCCTCCATCGGGACGCCAAAATGCTGATGGCCGCGCGCGGCATCCGCGCCTTTGCGTTCTCTTACTTGAACATCATCTTCGCCATCTATCTGGACCGCTTGGGCTACACGCCGGTAACCATCGGCATCGTTTACTCGGTTGCTTATCTGAGCGGCGCCGTCCTGACAGCCTTGTGGGGTTATCTGTCCGACCGCTACGGCCGGCGCAAAATCCTCATGCTGCTGGCGCTGCTGACGATCGTCTCCAACGCCATCTTTGTGTTTTTTAGCAGCCTGTTCTTCATACTGCTCGCGGTGATCATCGCCAACGTCGGCGCCGGCGGTTCGTCTGGCGGCGGCTCCGGCGGCGGGCCGTTCAATCCAGTGGAAGAAGCTCTGCTCGCGGAAAAATGTCAGCCGGAAAAACGCACGCAGATCTTCGGCCTCAATTCTTTCTTCGGCTCGGTGATGGGATCACTGGGCGCCTTGGCCGCCGGCGTGCCGCAGTTTCTCCAAGAAAGTTGGGGTTGGTCTTCGGTAAGTTCTTACCAGCCGCTTTTTCTCATGACGATTCTTTTTAGCTTCGGCCTACTATGGGTCTACAGTTCGATCAGCGAGCAGCACCAGCCGCGAACAGCGCAAAAGAAAATCTCCAAATCCACCGGCGTGTTCGTCGCTAAAATGTCGATCCTCGCCTTCGTCGACAACTTCGGCGCCGGCATGGCTGGCGGCCTAGTTTCCTATTGGTTTTTTCTGCGCTTCGGCGTGGATCTCAAATCTTTGGGCCTACTATTTTTTATTTCCAACTTTCTCGCGGCGATTTCTTTCTTGGCCGCGCCGATCATCGCACGCCGCATCGGCCTGGTCCAAACCATGGCTTTCTCCCACGGCCTAGCGTCGATGATATACCTCTCGATCCCGTTCGCGCCGACGTTTTTCATCGCCGCCACGCTGATCGCCATCCGTTCTTTCTTCGCCTACATGGACAACCCGCTGCGCTCGTCGTTCACCATGGCAATGGTCCAGTCCAACGAGCGCGGCTCCGCCGCCGGCGTCACCAGCCTGGCGCGCATCGTGCCCTACGGCATCAGCCCGACGATCTCAACTTATTTAA from Deltaproteobacteria bacterium harbors:
- a CDS encoding MFS transporter, whose amino-acid sequence is MGIVRSLHRDAKMLMAARGIRAFAFSYLNIIFAIYLDRLGYTPVTIGIVYSVAYLSGAVLTALWGYLSDRYGRRKILMLLALLTIVSNAIFVFFSSLFFILLAVIIANVGAGGSSGGGSGGGPFNPVEEALLAEKCQPEKRTQIFGLNSFFGSVMGSLGALAAGVPQFLQESWGWSSVSSYQPLFLMTILFSFGLLWVYSSISEQHQPRTAQKKISKSTGVFVAKMSILAFVDNFGAGMAGGLVSYWFFLRFGVDLKSLGLLFFISNFLAAISFLAAPIIARRIGLVQTMAFSHGLASMIYLSIPFAPTFFIAATLIAIRSFFAYMDNPLRSSFTMAMVQSNERGSAAGVTSLARIVPYGISPTISTYLMQSVSLTLPLFIGGGLQLVNDVVFYMMFRHIRPPEEEKRKG